The following proteins are encoded in a genomic region of Chitinivibrio alkaliphilus ACht1:
- the mnmD gene encoding tRNA (5-methylaminomethyl-2-thiouridine)(34)-methyltransferase MnmD, which produces MDIHENPVYGDCYFTSPEEGVQESRYVFIEGSGVLSHLSEEKRELQVGETGFGTTLNLLVLLHALKDLSFPWELTYYTVDKYPLSVAECRTILSRCISSVSREAETFFSHWEGLYNARKNGYNSCKFIYYGGVVRLHFYYGDVIDFMNTLPASMDTWFFDGHSPEKNPDMWSRDVLQSAGEKTRIGGTFATYTAAGEVKRGLRNAGFCVRRKKGFGKKHHMIYGYREA; this is translated from the coding sequence ATGGATATTCATGAAAATCCTGTCTATGGCGACTGTTATTTCACCTCTCCCGAAGAGGGGGTACAGGAGTCTCGATATGTATTTATAGAAGGTTCAGGGGTTCTTTCCCACCTGTCAGAAGAAAAGCGAGAGCTACAGGTGGGAGAAACCGGTTTTGGTACCACCTTAAATCTTCTTGTGTTACTGCATGCCTTGAAGGATCTCTCCTTTCCCTGGGAGCTTACCTACTATACGGTCGATAAATATCCTCTTTCTGTAGCAGAGTGCAGAACAATTTTGTCGCGATGTATCTCCTCTGTATCGAGGGAAGCGGAGACTTTTTTCTCCCATTGGGAGGGGCTTTACAATGCCAGAAAAAACGGCTATAATAGCTGTAAATTTATCTATTACGGGGGCGTTGTACGGCTTCATTTTTATTATGGTGATGTGATCGATTTTATGAATACCCTTCCTGCTTCTATGGATACATGGTTTTTTGATGGGCATAGTCCTGAGAAAAATCCTGATATGTGGAGCAGGGATGTTTTACAGAGTGCAGGAGAAAAAACCCGTATTGGTGGGACCTTTGCCACCTATACCGCTGCGGGGGAGGTAAAGCGTGGGTTGCGTAATGCAGGGTTTTGTGTACGTCGTAAAAAAGGATTTGGAAAAAAACATCATATGATATACGGATATCGGGAGGCTTGA
- a CDS encoding diacylglycerol kinase family protein — protein sequence MKRQFHLFSIRERIESFRYALAGLRSLISTQHNAWIHALCTLIALGAGTLLPISRFEWLILIMGITLVWVAEALNTAMEFLCDAAIPDFHPLVEKAKDVAAGAVFISAIAALCIGILIFTPHLFGG from the coding sequence ATGAAACGGCAGTTCCATCTTTTTAGTATACGGGAGCGTATTGAATCATTTCGGTATGCCCTTGCGGGGCTGCGTTCGCTCATATCTACTCAACACAATGCATGGATTCATGCGCTGTGTACCCTTATTGCTTTGGGGGCAGGTACACTACTCCCTATCTCACGTTTTGAATGGCTTATCCTTATTATGGGTATAACTCTTGTATGGGTTGCAGAAGCATTAAACACAGCCATGGAATTTCTTTGTGATGCGGCAATCCCCGATTTTCATCCCCTTGTGGAGAAAGCAAAAGATGTGGCCGCAGGAGCTGTTTTTATTAGTGCTATTGCAGCTCTTTGTATTGGTATTCTTATCTTTACTCCACACCTTTTTGGGGGCTAA
- the tilS gene encoding tRNA lysidine(34) synthetase TilS, protein MILSTISEFLTRYKIYNTGLGVAVSSGADSTALLHGLWSLQKEFGLTLFPLHVNYNLRGDDSREDLLFLKDLTEKLSLQFLYREYTHLSYNDTAIEEKARTLRYAFFKEMSHEKDISFIAVGHTQNDTVETILFRLLRGTGLYGARGIDSYAPPYIRPLISVSRTAILEYLHTNSIPWREDTSNQDTKYSRNALRHKVVPLLQEINPRAVENIARFGKSLQEYRQYEEQEYHHWKNTHCLFFEPARALIIQRNEKPYNPFLCRLFREFGTAIEERHLQIIHRAWNIPGVRSYPFPEDTRLHMFQNILLLSRKKSFRLCDKKEVIRPQKKTLSMGGGIQIHIARGDTTLTFDKTNNRVYINIQNFPLLVRSTEKGDRITPFGKTREYTVEELLKKAGVPRIIRNNYPVITTEDNTIVWVPAIAFSAQHRISTHPIYTLTVESAFLTTMLSPQKGVE, encoded by the coding sequence ATGATCCTCTCAACTATTTCTGAATTCCTCACCCGTTACAAGATATACAACACTGGGCTTGGTGTTGCTGTCAGCAGTGGTGCTGATTCAACGGCTCTTCTTCACGGATTATGGTCTCTCCAAAAGGAATTCGGCCTGACCCTCTTTCCGCTCCATGTAAATTATAATTTAAGAGGTGATGATTCCCGTGAAGATCTGCTGTTTCTCAAGGATCTAACGGAAAAACTCTCTCTGCAATTCCTCTACCGCGAATATACACATCTTTCATATAATGATACTGCCATAGAAGAAAAAGCGCGCACCCTTCGGTATGCCTTTTTCAAAGAAATGTCCCATGAAAAAGATATCTCATTCATTGCTGTGGGACATACACAAAACGATACTGTGGAAACGATCCTCTTTCGACTCCTGCGAGGCACTGGTCTGTACGGCGCGCGAGGTATCGATTCCTATGCTCCTCCCTATATAAGACCGCTTATTTCAGTTTCACGCACTGCGATACTGGAGTATCTACACACCAACTCTATACCGTGGCGGGAAGATACCTCAAACCAAGATACAAAATATAGCAGAAATGCCCTACGCCACAAGGTAGTGCCCCTTCTGCAGGAAATAAATCCACGAGCAGTAGAAAATATAGCCCGTTTTGGAAAATCTCTCCAAGAATATCGCCAGTATGAAGAACAAGAGTACCACCACTGGAAGAATACGCACTGTCTTTTTTTTGAACCGGCGAGGGCTCTCATTATACAAAGAAACGAGAAACCCTATAACCCCTTCCTATGCCGTCTCTTTCGTGAATTTGGTACTGCCATAGAAGAACGGCATCTACAGATCATACACCGTGCGTGGAATATACCAGGAGTACGCTCATACCCTTTTCCCGAAGATACAAGATTACATATGTTTCAAAACATACTCCTTCTTTCCCGCAAAAAGAGCTTCCGACTCTGTGATAAAAAAGAAGTTATCCGACCCCAAAAGAAAACCCTCTCCATGGGTGGCGGCATACAAATTCACATAGCCCGTGGAGACACTACCCTGACCTTTGATAAAACAAACAATAGAGTATATATTAATATCCAGAACTTTCCTCTCTTAGTACGATCTACAGAAAAAGGAGATCGTATCACTCCCTTTGGAAAGACTCGTGAGTATACCGTAGAAGAATTACTTAAAAAAGCAGGCGTTCCCCGTATAATACGGAACAACTACCCCGTGATAACAACTGAGGATAATACCATAGTATGGGTTCCTGCCATAGCCTTCTCTGCACAACATCGCATTTCCACACACCCCATCTACACACTCACCGTGGAGAGCGCCTTCCTGACAACCATGCTTAGCCCCCAAAAAGGTGTGGAGTAA
- a CDS encoding tetratricopeptide repeat protein → MVCKIILMSVCFFVYCIAADEPYDTARVPEGYVKVEEPLFKPFIERYILDEIRDMRNDQERFKAEVSHQVAQARIEATDRSVRYTTDTVNNIFFIITAAGSLLVIVGWRSLSDIKEKVEGIVESKIAGITDTYQERLNILEAKAQKRADQIIDAQEEISRTNTIHSLWMRANLDTNLQNKIAILDKILEFNPNDIEATTHKADAVLELGESEWALNLSNTAIKKDGNYGYAYWQRGCAYAELGDKEHALADIKTALEKSPDLRTELLNEQSFTLLRDEEEFQDLVGSYDSDNSIS, encoded by the coding sequence ATGGTTTGCAAGATTATCCTTATGTCTGTTTGTTTTTTTGTCTATTGTATAGCGGCTGATGAGCCCTATGATACCGCCCGTGTACCTGAAGGGTATGTTAAGGTGGAGGAACCTCTATTTAAACCCTTTATTGAACGCTATATTCTCGATGAGATTCGCGATATGCGTAATGATCAGGAACGGTTTAAGGCTGAGGTATCTCACCAGGTTGCACAAGCCAGAATAGAGGCAACTGATCGATCTGTACGGTATACCACGGACACTGTGAATAATATCTTTTTTATTATCACTGCAGCAGGATCTCTTTTGGTCATTGTTGGATGGCGCTCTCTGAGTGATATTAAGGAAAAGGTGGAAGGTATTGTGGAGAGCAAGATTGCCGGCATTACCGATACGTATCAAGAACGACTGAATATTCTTGAAGCGAAGGCGCAAAAACGGGCTGATCAGATAATTGATGCACAAGAGGAAATCTCCCGTACCAATACTATTCACTCACTGTGGATGCGTGCTAATCTTGATACAAACCTACAGAACAAGATTGCTATTCTTGATAAGATATTAGAGTTTAATCCCAATGATATTGAAGCAACAACCCATAAAGCGGATGCTGTTCTTGAGTTGGGTGAGAGCGAATGGGCTTTAAACTTAAGCAATACTGCCATTAAAAAGGATGGGAATTATGGATACGCCTATTGGCAGCGCGGGTGTGCCTATGCAGAATTGGGTGATAAGGAACACGCCCTGGCAGATATTAAGACAGCCCTTGAAAAATCTCCCGACCTTCGCACTGAATTGCTGAATGAACAATCTTTTACTCTTCTCCGCGATGAAGAGGAGTTTCAAGATTTGGTTGGTTCGTACGATTCTGATAATAGTATTTCCTAA